In Methylomagnum ishizawai, one DNA window encodes the following:
- a CDS encoding PEP-CTERM sorting domain-containing protein: MKKLSLTLIALSLLPSISMANLITNGTFDNNTSGWSGTYTAQPGGSGEYDFPNINTGKYYWGGNVASNSIFQIYNLTASDTSTLSSVGLNFNMSADLFGYRSQTDHSIFTVSFYSGIGASGSLLGSTALDSATHQPSLWSSTPIAGNSPNFQTATGILPSLTASIRFNLQSIRFSGSSNDGYADNLNFSLTPSVPEPATTWLFGSGLLLCFLQMRKKQNYTLSPRRPG, from the coding sequence TTTAATTACAAATGGCACCTTTGATAATAACACCTCTGGCTGGAGCGGGACTTATACCGCTCAACCAGGTGGATCAGGTGAGTATGACTTTCCAAACATTAATACCGGGAAATATTATTGGGGAGGCAATGTAGCCTCGAATAGTATTTTTCAGATATATAACTTGACCGCTTCAGATACAAGCACCTTGTCAAGTGTTGGTTTGAATTTCAATATGTCCGCCGATTTATTTGGCTACCGAAGCCAAACCGATCATTCGATTTTCACAGTTTCCTTTTATTCTGGAATTGGCGCAAGCGGAAGCCTGCTTGGATCGACAGCCCTTGACTCTGCAACACATCAGCCCAGCTTATGGAGCAGCACTCCTATAGCTGGAAACAGCCCAAACTTTCAAACCGCAACAGGCATCCTACCAAGCCTTACGGCCTCAATCCGGTTTAATCTTCAATCCATAAGATTTTCAGGGTCGAGCAATGATGGTTACGCGGACAATCTTAATTTTTCGCTGACCCCCAGCGTCCCTGAACCAGCAACAACTTGGTTATTTGGTTCTGGCTTATTATTATGCTTTTTGCAAATGAGAAAAAAGCAAAATTACACCCTTAGCCCGCGTAGGCCCGGTTAG